The Thermotoga caldifontis AZM44c09 genomic interval GATGAGTGAAGATGTTAAAAACACCCACCTGTGGCCGAGCTTCCCTGCGATCTGAGTTGAAAGCACAGGTATGAAAGTTCTGCTCAAGATGTTGAGTCCCTGGAAGAAACCTTCCCACCTGCCGAGCTCCCTCGGTGAAAGGCTCATCTTTATGTGCTCCTTGGCTGGAAACCACAGTATGTACCCAAGACCCATGACCGTGTGCGAAATGAAAAACACGTACACGTTCGGCACGAACCAGGCGACGAACACGAGGATGATCAAAACAGAACTAACGACGAGATTCCTGACCGAACTGGAATTGAGCCTTTTCTTCCACAGGTACGACACAACCACAGAGATCGAAAAGATCATCTCGAACAGGAAGGGGGAAGAGCTGTCCAACTTGAAGTGGTCCATGAGGTAATAAGAGATGATCAGAAAGCTCGAGAAGCTGAACGACAGATACGCCAGGTACTGATGGAGCATCATGGAAATGAACGCCCCATTCGTGTTTCCAGCGAGAACGTGACTTTCGTGCAGGCTCGAACCAGTTTCAACGTGTGCCAGCACCTTCACTAAAGAGAATGCGTAGAACAGATTCGCAACGAATATGGAACCGAAGATGAAGGTGAGGAATCTCAGATCTTTCATCTGTCTCGCCAGAACGAAGACGAGTAGGAAGTAAACCACGGCCTTGGTGAACTCGGTGACCAAGAATTGCATCGAATAGATCTCTTCGCGCTGCTTCGGTGAGAACAGTGCCCTTTCGTACATGACCTGGCAAGGATAGAAAACGTCCGTGACACCGAGCAAGAGTTGAGCGACCACGAACGCGTAGACATTCCTCGTGAAGATGAAGGACAAACTCCCTATGGCGAAGAAAGTTCTTGCGATCGCGTAACCGTAGTTCACGCTGATCGTCTCGAACTTCTTTCCCAAGAAGTACGTGAGGATGGCCTGAAAAACGTAAACAGCACTGAAGAGCCATCCGATATCTTCTATCGAGATGTTGAGCAATCTTCCAAGAGTTGGAGCGGCAATGATAGCTGAAAAAGAAAAACCGCTCAGAGAATAAAAGAGCAGATACCGTTTCACCTGCTTTGGCAAGTTCTTCCACATGAGCCTCGCCCGTTTCATCGTTAATTCAAGAGTAAACAAATCTACACTTGAAATGGGATGAGCCTTTGATAGAATAATTAGCGAAAACAATTCGCTCCGGCGTAGCTCAACCGGCAGAGCGGGTGGCTGTTAACCACTAGGTTGCAGGTTCGAGTCCTGCCGCCGGAGCCAGGGTTGAAATCGGTTTTTCAATCTTGCTGATGGCGGGTCGAACGCGACCCGCACTTTTGTTTTCAAGACGTACGGGCATGAAAAACCGCTCCGTACGGAGCGGTCCTACTTTTCATTCTGGCGCCCCCAAGGGGATTCGAACCCCTGCTTCTGGCTTGAAAGGCCAGTGTCCTAGGCCGCTAGACGATGGGGGCAACCAAGGTTATCTTACAACAACTCTTTCAAATGGTCAAGTGTCGTTTTTAGAAAAGGCGGCAACCGCCGCCTGGTCGGGGCGACTGGACTTGAACCAGCGACCTCTTGCGCCCCATGCAAGCGCGCTAGCCAACCTGCGCCACGCCCCGCATTATCCATTCTACCACGATCCTCTTTTTTGTGCAAGCGGTTTTGACTTTCTGACAGTTGTCAAGGTCCTCCGTGTGTGGTATCATTTTTATTGGCTCAGGGGGTAGTTCAGTTGGCCAGAACGCCGGAATCGGGGTCCGGAGGTCGAGGGTTCAAGTCCCTCCCCCCTGACCATTTTTTAAGCGTTCGCACATCGATCTGAGTGCCGCTTCCACGCCTTCGTAGGGATCTTCCAGATCTGCGAGCGAAAGATACTTCTGCAGAGTCCTCCTCGCAAGATTTTCTGCGTGGTGCTTCATCCTCTGCCTTCTCAGTTCTTTCAGCTTCCCAGTTTCTACGAGTTTCTCCCAGAGCGTTGTTATTTTGTTCACCAGTTCTTCGATTCCATGCGCGTTCAGAGCGGAGGTCTTCACCACGCTCGAAACGTCCCGACCAGCGAACGTGAGGAAACTCACCAATTGGTCATACAGAGAATCGCTTCCCACCAGATCCGCTTTGTTCACCACGTATATGTCTGCGATCTCCATGATGCCGGCCTTCAGAAGCTGCATCTCGTCCCCGAAACCCGGTGACAGGACCAGCACCACCACATCGGCCACGTACCGCACTTCGACCTCGGCCTGCCCAACTCCCACGGTTTCCACCAGAACGTAATCGAAACCGACAGATTCGAGCAACTCCACAACATCGTAGATGCTTTCGTTCAAACCACCCAAGGCTCCGCGTGACGCCATACTGCGTATGAAAACACCGTCGTCCAGAAAATGTTTCTTCATTCTTACCCTGTCACCCAGAAAAGCTCCTTGGCTGAACGGACTCGAAGGATCAACTGCGACGACTGCGACCGTTTTTCCTGAGGATCTGAGTTTTGCGATCACTTGATCTATCAGCGTGCTTTTACCGACTCCGGGGCTACCCGTGAAACCGATCACCGGGGCCGTTCTTCTGGGCAGACTGGTCAATATTTCCCTCGCCTTCTCGGGCGTGTTCTCCAGCAAGGTTATGAGTCTGGCGATGTTTTTATGATCCATTTGCGCTCGTCACTCCTTCCAGAACTTCTTTGACCTCCTGAACGATTTTCGACAGCGGTGTTCCGGGTCCGAACACACGACACACACCTATCTCGAGCAGCTTTGGCACATCGTCCGGAGGGATGATGCCACCGACGAAGACCGGTACATGTCCTATGCCTTCTTTTTTCATCAGATCGATGACTTTCTTCGACAGTTGCAGATGCGCCCCTGACAGGATCGAAAGTCCTATCAGATCGACGTCTTCCTGAATGGCAGTTTTCACGATCTGTTCGGGCGTTTGCCTCAAACCTGTGTATATGACCTCAAAACCTGCATCGCGCAGGGCGTGAGCCACCACCTTTGCCCCGCGGTCGTGCCCATCCAGGCCGGGTTTTGCGATCAATATCCTGTATTTCTTCATTCAGATCACCCCCTCAGATCGCGGTACTCTCGGTGTATTCGCCGTAGACTTCTCTCAGCACATCGCTTATCTCACCGAGTGTCGCGTAGCATTTCACCGCTTCGAACACGTATGGAACGATGTTTCTACCTTCCTGTGCGGCCTGCTTCAACTCTTTCAAGGCGTTCGCCACAGCCTTGTTATCTCGTTCTCTCTTCAACCGCCTCAGCGCTTCTTTCTGTTTCTCCTCGAGTGTGGGGTCAACTTTCAGGATGTTCTCTATGGGTTTTTCTTCACTGACCTGGAACGCGTTCACACCAACGACGATCTGTTCACCTTTCTCTATGGCGAGCTGTTGTTCGTACGCGCTCTTGTGGATCTCCTTCTGAACGTAACCGAGCTCTATCGCGCGGACCATGCCACCCAGAGAGTCGATCTTTTCCAGATATTCCCAGACTTTCTCTTCGATCTGGTTCGTCAGCGCCTCGATCGCGAAAGAACCTGCCAGAGGATCGACGATGTCCGCAACACCGGACTCGTACGCGATGATCTGCTGGGTTCTCAGGGCAACCTGAACGGACTGTTCCGTCGGGAGGCCGAGCGCTTCATCGTACGAATTGGTGTGCAAAGACTGAGTGCCTCCGAGTACCGCGGCGAGCGCCTGTATCGCCACACGAACGATGTTGTTCAGCGGTTGCTGCGCAGTGAGGGTGGAACCGGCTGTCTGAGTGTGGAACCTCAGCCTCAGCGCTTCCGGGTTGCTGACGTTGAAACGTTCCTTCATGATCTTTGCCCAGATGCGCCTTGCGGCTCTGAACTTCGCGATTTCCTCCAGGAAGTTGTTGTGCGCGGCAAAGAAGAAAGAGAGCTGTCTTCCAAACACGTTCGGGTCCAGCCCCGCCTTGATGGCCGCTTCCACGTACGCGATCGCATCACCGAACGTGAACGCGAGCTCCTGAACGGCGTTGGCGCCCGCTTCCCTTATGTGGTAACCGCTGATGCTTATCGTGTTCCACTTGGGCATGTGCTTGGCGCAGAATTCGAAGATGTCTGTGACTATCTTCATCGATGGTTCGGGTGGGAATATGTAAGTACCCCTGGCGATGTATTCTTTCAGGATGTCGTTCTGTATCGTGCCCCTGAGCTCCTCGAGTTTCGCACCCTGTTTCTGCGCCGTCACGGCGTACATGCTCAGCAGTATGACAGCGGTGGAGTTTATGGTCATCGACGTGCTCACATCTTTCAATGGAATTCCATCGAAGAGGATTTCTATGTCCCGCAGAGAATCAACCGCGACTCCCACGCGCCCGACTTCACCTTCGGCCAGGGGATGGTCGGAGTCGTAACCGATCTGCGTTGGCAGATCGAACGCCACGGAGAGACCCGTCTGACCCTGCTGGAGCAGGTACTTGAAACGCCTGTTGGTTTCTTCAGCGGTACCGAAGCCGGCGTACTGTCTCATCGTCCACAGTCTGCCACGGTACATCGTTCTCTGGACTCCGCGCGTGTAGGGATACTCTCCGGGCATGTTGAGATCTCTCAGATAATCCATTTCTGCCACATCGAGAGGAGTGTAGCATCTCTTGAACTCGTAGCCGGAGCTCGACAGGAACTTTTCCTTTCTCTCAGGGAACTTCTTCAGATCGTTCTCCAACTGT includes:
- the meaB gene encoding methylmalonyl Co-A mutase-associated GTPase MeaB, whose amino-acid sequence is MDHKNIARLITLLENTPEKAREILTSLPRRTAPVIGFTGSPGVGKSTLIDQVIAKLRSSGKTVAVVAVDPSSPFSQGAFLGDRVRMKKHFLDDGVFIRSMASRGALGGLNESIYDVVELLESVGFDYVLVETVGVGQAEVEVRYVADVVVLVLSPGFGDEMQLLKAGIMEIADIYVVNKADLVGSDSLYDQLVSFLTFAGRDVSSVVKTSALNAHGIEELVNKITTLWEKLVETGKLKELRRQRMKHHAENLARRTLQKYLSLADLEDPYEGVEAALRSMCERLKNGQGGGT
- a CDS encoding MFS transporter; the encoded protein is MWKNLPKQVKRYLLFYSLSGFSFSAIIAAPTLGRLLNISIEDIGWLFSAVYVFQAILTYFLGKKFETISVNYGYAIARTFFAIGSLSFIFTRNVYAFVVAQLLLGVTDVFYPCQVMYERALFSPKQREEIYSMQFLVTEFTKAVVYFLLVFVLARQMKDLRFLTFIFGSIFVANLFYAFSLVKVLAHVETGSSLHESHVLAGNTNGAFISMMLHQYLAYLSFSFSSFLIISYYLMDHFKLDSSSPFLFEMIFSISVVVSYLWKKRLNSSSVRNLVVSSVLIILVFVAWFVPNVYVFFISHTVMGLGYILWFPAKEHIKMSLSPRELGRWEGFFQGLNILSRTFIPVLSTQIAGKLGHRWVFLTSSLIFTASLISAIPAMRWYRRHVEKVKA
- a CDS encoding acyl-CoA mutase large subunit family protein; this translates as MYDKEQLKRIEEAFQQWQAQLENDLKKFPERKEKFLSSSGYEFKRCYTPLDVAEMDYLRDLNMPGEYPYTRGVQRTMYRGRLWTMRQYAGFGTAEETNRRFKYLLQQGQTGLSVAFDLPTQIGYDSDHPLAEGEVGRVGVAVDSLRDIEILFDGIPLKDVSTSMTINSTAVILLSMYAVTAQKQGAKLEELRGTIQNDILKEYIARGTYIFPPEPSMKIVTDIFEFCAKHMPKWNTISISGYHIREAGANAVQELAFTFGDAIAYVEAAIKAGLDPNVFGRQLSFFFAAHNNFLEEIAKFRAARRIWAKIMKERFNVSNPEALRLRFHTQTAGSTLTAQQPLNNIVRVAIQALAAVLGGTQSLHTNSYDEALGLPTEQSVQVALRTQQIIAYESGVADIVDPLAGSFAIEALTNQIEEKVWEYLEKIDSLGGMVRAIELGYVQKEIHKSAYEQQLAIEKGEQIVVGVNAFQVSEEKPIENILKVDPTLEEKQKEALRRLKRERDNKAVANALKELKQAAQEGRNIVPYVFEAVKCYATLGEISDVLREVYGEYTESTAI
- a CDS encoding cobalamin B12-binding domain-containing protein; the protein is MKKYRILIAKPGLDGHDRGAKVVAHALRDAGFEVIYTGLRQTPEQIVKTAIQEDVDLIGLSILSGAHLQLSKKVIDLMKKEGIGHVPVFVGGIIPPDDVPKLLEIGVCRVFGPGTPLSKIVQEVKEVLEGVTSANGS